The following proteins are encoded in a genomic region of Dyadobacter sp. UC 10:
- a CDS encoding metal-dependent phosphohydrolase, translating to MELTERQWQLFDFVKQLHGSQKRKYSGQPYYTHLLSVADRVSGYVQSGCEIEIALCHDLIEDTECSLATLSSLLISLGYSVEEDAEILASVDDLTDKYTSSRYPKLNRKQRKLMEAARIILSRPIAQTVKYADIMDNILSITAEDPSFARIYLAEIDQYIWRIDKGNPALYSECCRLFTAAYESLQKKRPA from the coding sequence ATGGAGCTTACAGAAAGACAATGGCAATTGTTTGACTTTGTAAAACAATTGCACGGTTCGCAGAAGCGGAAATACTCCGGGCAGCCCTATTATACGCACCTGCTCAGCGTGGCCGACCGGGTTAGCGGATATGTTCAGTCGGGCTGCGAGATTGAAATAGCGCTTTGCCATGACCTGATCGAGGATACCGAATGCTCACTGGCAACATTGTCTTCGTTGCTGATCAGTTTAGGTTACAGTGTGGAAGAGGATGCGGAGATACTGGCTAGTGTTGACGATCTCACTGATAAATACACATCATCCAGATATCCGAAGCTTAACAGAAAGCAGCGAAAGCTCATGGAAGCAGCGCGGATCATCTTGTCCAGGCCAATCGCCCAAACAGTGAAATATGCAGATATTATGGACAATATCCTCTCGATCACTGCCGAGGATCCTTCCTTTGCCAGAATTTACCTGGCTGAGATCGACCAATATATCTGGCGTATTGACAAAGGAAATCCGGCGCTTTACAGCGAATGCTGCCGGTTGTTTACCGCCGCTTATGAAAGTTTGCAAAAGAAGCGGCCAGCCTGA